Within the Drosophila melanogaster chromosome 3R genome, the region AATCTGGCCAACACACCTACTAACTTCAAGTGGCTAATAAATATTCACTATGCTGTTTCCTCCCATggttatatgtatgtatgtatgtatgtagttacCTTATCAGCCAGACTCAGGTCGGCAAACGTTGTCTCCGGCATTTTGGCCATTCTGTAGGCGCTGCGAGCAGATaaagaataaaacaaaaagtaaacCAGCAGTtcgaataaaaacaaacaatcaaacaaACTTATTCAGTGTCAGAACTTATTCAAAACGAGCAAACGACCTTCGGAGACTTACACTTAGACGGATCCGAAACAGGTTATAAAGTATGCTCGGCTTTGTCGCGTTTTATTCCGACTTCTTAAGTTCAATGCAGCTGAGAGACCGACTCTTATCATCCAGTGCAAGTGCTGGATGTCACCTAGTCTATGTATATCCTATATATGTTATCTCCTATATTTCGGCGGAGGCACAACGTCTGTTCTGCTGGAGATCTCCGATCAGACTAGATCGTCCCGCGTTTCGAATTCAAACGAGATCGCCAATCGATCGATTCCGCTGCCGGTCTGTTTGCCTAATGTATTTGTATCTAGAGCGATCTGCAATCTGCGATCTCCACGGATCGTCCGCTCGCGACTGGGGCACACAACACACTGACTCACTGCACCGGGTTTATTGGGAGGCAGCACGATCGTGTGGAAATACAGAAATACGGCAAGTAAAAAGCGAAtaggaaaagaaaaaaccaaaaacacaaCAAGTCCACGGAGCGAGTATCAGCAGCggttcaaataaaagatcGCCACATTTATGAGAATCTTATCACGACGCTGCCTCTTATCTCGGCGCCCGCCGCCTTCCCCCCCCTTATCCCTCTTGTCCGCTTATCATAATCACAACTTCACCCCATGCAGTATTCCTCGGGAGATTACGGAAATCAATTTAAGCTCTGACGTAGGCAAAGTGTCCACTCGGATGAGTGAACTTCATTATGGCACCTACATAGCTTAAGGTTGAAGTGCACTCTAAGTCGAGTTGAAAGGCTTGacataattgaaattaaatgtgaaatatttaagcagAGTAGGTTCTTATCGCCACAGGCACAAATATAGGAAGCTAAGTACTCTGGCCCTTTTGATGCGATCCAATAAAAGGAATTCAGCCCTAGAAAAACGTCACTCTTATCAAGGTTCACAAAAAAAGTGTGAGGTAATTATCATTAATTTTATAACGGCAATGTATCATATAAGCAATATCTGCAAATGTTATGAGACCTTCTCttataaaacaacaaacaaaacattcTCGGAACTATGTttaacacacacaaaaaatatttaataatttgcgTTTGCATATCTCAAGACAAGTCAtgagaaaatataaattaagagGTATGTTTTAAAACtcagtttaattttttttggctaaaCACATATTAGatgaaaaaatgtaaacaaacatTAGAACCTTCTTTCTTCTAATTAGttttttcaattagtttttCAACGTAGTTTGGGTGTTTACAAGGGGTGGGTCGTAAAGTTTACTTTCCAACGTGCCAATCGGCCATTTTTAGCCATCGTTGCCCAATGATTTGATAGCAGTGAATTTTATTGAATGCCTGCGCGCTTTTAGCATGGCCATAAAGAGGGAAGAATTTTAATCAAGGCACCGAAACAGGGATTACGCCATCAACCCTCATCGCATGTCCTTGCGAGGGGATGCTCGTTAAGGGATGCAGCATCTGCGGTGGATGATTGTTACCTTAAATTGGTGCAGAGCTCCAGGGGTTGAGCAGTTCATAATGTCCATTCGAAGGTCTAATTGGTTGCTTTCAATTCCGAGTAGTATCTGCATTGTTCGTGATAAACATTTATTATACCGGCTTCTGTTGAGAATTCTCGTGATCTTGTAATCTCCTTTTATTGCATACACCAGATACGACCCTTTGGggacccaaaaacaaaagatacaACTTCTAAGGGCAAGTATTTCGTTTATTCCATTAACTATTTTTGCGATCTTTCATAGGACTAAAATTATGAGAATGTACACGTCCTAAAATACAATCCACATTCCATAGTTCGGCTTTAGCAGTCACTGTCGCACTCGTATTGCACCTAGAGTTTTTCCAACTCTATCCTTATAAAAACCACAGGTCCTATATACAACGTACGTACTATATACAAATAGTTAAAACTACGCTTGCTTATGTACAAGAGTCTACTTAATACCGTCCGGGTACCTATATACAAGAAGCCGGGCTCTTGAggcccgtttttttttttttttttaaagcgaTCCCACTTTCTCCATCAAATACCAGGGCAGGAACACGGAGACGGCCACCACGGCAACACAAGTTGCGCACATGGCCACTGTCGCCGAGAGATTGGTCATCGAGAAGTGATCCTCTTTGTCATCCAGCTCCTCATGAGGATGCCTCTCGAACTCCAGGACCTCGACGTCGAAGCGAAAACGGACTTTCGACTCCGGAGAGTCCTTGCGCCACACCAAATGGCCAGAGGACTCGCGGCGCTCCAGGCTCCATTTCGGATCGTGCACTAAGAGgtgaaaaaaggaaaaagatgATTAGatatttagaaaaataatAGAAGGTCATAAACTTTCTTTTTTCAGTGAATTAAATGGGTTTTAACTATTCATCAATACGTATATATGATTATCTTCTGTATTTAATCTTCTGTATTATTTCTGCCTTACAGACAGAATGATTTGAAAAAACTTGCAATGctatttgttatatatatattttatttttttttttttttaatcaacgAAAAAGTATTTGACAAAACTTTGTATACAACTATTCTACATTAGATAGCTAAATTGATATACCCATAAGTATgctataaataattttcttgAGCATTGCGTCAATCTGATCGTGACATTTCGATTGAAAGTGGTAAAACagctatttttaaaattattgctTCCATATGAAAGCGATCTGTCTACAAAGTATTATATCCACTCTGATGAAAagttaattgatttaatttaaatactcACCTGATCCAGTCATTCTGCCGTTTTGGGAGTTAGTTCAATTCGAAACCCTGAAATGGCACAAAAAATATCATTGAATAAATTAAGTGAATAATACTGCTCATATAGACACCgattaaatgaaatgtttgctATTGCATTTCGGGACAATTCTGAGTAATCAAACGTTCTAGGTGAAGTACGACCAACTAATTAGCATTCCAGGCACACGATCAATTAGTGCTCACACTTCCCGacatttgaaattaaaatggaacACGGCGGCTAAGTTGCTGACCCTGTCCTTCCAGCGCTCAAATGAATAAATTGGTCGCTATAATTTTCCATATaatgaatacattttatttgatattcCATTAACCCGGCTAGAGTTCGCATAGACTTTAGTGGCCTGAAATTCCGGCCAGTTAAGAACCtcatacatgtacatatgtatgtattgacATGTGGGGAAGACGACACCTGACTTTTTACTTATCCCCTGTTCGCACATTGATTTTATTGTGTTGTCTTTTTTGTCATAAGAAAAAGTGGGAAAAGggagggaaaaacaaaaaaatcaatCACGCTGGACACTTTGTACTGGTGGAAAGTGAGTTTTTATCACATGGGGTATTTAAGTAATCAATACTTGTAAATATTGCAAATTTGATAAGCACTAAACAAGCGGGTGACCACGAAATTAACAAAGAATTGCTTATCTAACTCTTGGACTTTATTGTGTCCATTTTAGCATTATATTTTCATCATTGCTTTGTGAGAAATTATTTCCGTGAACTTGTAAATTTACAATTGCGTAAGTTCCTTGAACcatgattatatatttttaataaaaagatAACCTTGCCTTCACGCGGCTATCCGAACGATAGGCTTTCAATGGCGAGAAACAGAACGATAAGTGatgaactttaaattaatttaccaATATCCTTATCTTTTGGCTCTAGTGTTTTGactaatattcaaatatcGAGGAAGTCACTGTGGGATAAAAACATATGCGACTGGATGACGCAAAACGGGGgaacaaaacataaataaacgcCAACAAAGAGGcaacaaacaatttaaaattttttgcgTAATAATTTCGAATACCCTGGTACtgaacaattatttttttagatTGCTCTTGCAGTTGAAATAgggaaataaatcaaaattggcaaaatgaaaatatgagtATCCGATTGTGTTTGAAGAACATAAATAAGTCAGTGCGCCCCGCTGTTAAGAGGTATTCCAGAGTCGGTACACATGGCTCGGTTCGTTTTTGAATGCggtttttgcatatttaacgTGAAGCTCGTATTCCGAAATGACATCGAGAAAGGTCGCAGCGCCAAATTAGCATTTCACGCATTGTAGACCACTGCCCTTGAAATCCGGCATTACGACAGCTTACAAAACCGATTCTCCCGGTTCGAAACGATCTATTTCATTATCTGGAGACGACTTTCAATATCCAGCACAGCATTTGGTGACTGTGGAAACAAAACATATTTGCTCATTTGGAGAGCACTTGGTGCGAAAGTGCCTAATATTTACCGACTCACTTTCGAAGCACTATACTGGATTGGTCTCTACTCGGACCGATcagttttttttaagattttagcACCTTTCGCCACCGAAAGATAAACTTCAGCGATTGCCGCACTTTCGACACGGAAAGTGATCGTTCTATGGCGATTTGCCAGTCAGACTGGGCTTTTTTACTGGACTTTGGTCAGCGATTCGATGTGATTCTTTGTGAGTGTACAAGTAGTAGTACACATATCTGCAATAATACACCGCTTACACACGATCGTTTTTGCATGGCATAAAGTCCCCTACGATCCGGTGTATTGGtgtttttaattggttttcctatttttgttgctgctgcgctcCGATAAGATTCACAAAGAAACGGCAACGTCAGCTGAGCACTTTTAATCAATGAACTCACACAGCTCACTCACACTCGTCTCACAGATGCCCATTTCCACTTGAGTTCGGCCACAGTGGTCCCTCGCTAGTAGCGACCCCAAATGAAAAAGTGTCACGGCTGGCCTTCTTGGTATTTAAGCATTGTTAGCCAAAAACCTGATTTGGCCAATGCCATTTTTATGCACATCCACATGCACAAGCCACGCTCCACTGTTTCACAGTATAGCCGCCAAGACAGTAAAATAGTTAGTTAGTTTCCACAAGTGCGAATCGCGCAATCCGACACAAATCGGCATTCAAATTCACGGGGAGGTAAACACGCGCCTGCGATAAGAGTAAAGACCTCTTTCGTTGGTACTGATATTGATGTACGattgtatgtatgcatgtatgtacgtatgtatggtTTGCTGTTGCTCATCGTATGTTGTCAGTTAATCAATAAATATGTGGGGTCTGTCGCACAGAAAGAAATTATGCTTCACTAAACCAACTAATCACATTGAAAACGAATTTGGCTTAGAGTAATTTATCCGAAACCTGTTTTAAACAGTTTGCCCTCATTTGATGGCGAAGAATTAGTTACTTGACAACTTGTGTGCGAATATAAGTATTATAAACAACTGTACagcttaaaaatatacaaactgaAATAGTAAAATTAACAATGTTAAGTGATTTTTGAAACGTGTGATAATTGAACTATAATTGTTCATGAATTGGAGGCAAATGcatatgaattatttttttttaaatgaaatacaattgtTTAATGATGTAATTTTTAACATATTCTCCACACAATagtataatataaataaaatttgttgttCTCTTCATGGCACATTAGTACTGCAGCTATTGGATTTTTCCCTGTGTTACAATCGATTGGATGGATGGTCGTTGGGGGGGGGAGGTGGTGCCACTGGCAATCCGAGTAATCAATAACAAACTAAATTTAGTATTTGCTATGCTCGCATGTtcaattgcatatttatgtaAACCCAGACGTGGTTTTGTTATTACCGCTGCGATTTGCAACTCGAGGCCAAGCGCCGCTCGAGAATTGGACAACAGCTGTAGTCGTGCACCGCCACGAAAAtaacactcgcacacactcgAAAAGTCGATTCAACTCGATTCGACTCGATTCGGATCGATCTTGCTGAGCTTTTGCCGCGTGTAGGCCGCGCCGAACTATTGGGGTCTAGAGCGTGGAGCTGACTGCCGACAACTGGCCCACTCGCCGTGCTCCATTCCAGCCCCAGCGGTACGAGACCAGAGTAACATAGTACCAGGCAGCTTTACGAGCGGTATTTCAGAGAGCGAAAGTCCGCCGGGGGCTCGCCCCTCCGAGTTCGACTATAACGCCTACTAGTGCTGCCGTTTGGTCTCTTTCGACTGCGAGTGCTCGTGGGTAAATTAACTTAATGAATGAGTGAGTGATTCCAATCGAAGCTTGGGGTAAGAGCCAAAGATGTCAGCCTAGACAGTTACGATCAGTGTGTAAGGTGTAACTACAGTCAAGCCTCTGTAGTGAGCATTAATAGTAAACTTTGATTAATagcaaaataaacataacTTGGGCCGTGCTGTAAGACTAGATTAAAGTCACATAATCAACATATTTTCACGTTTTACTTCTGTTTCCGCCTGCATGTCGAAATCAGCACAAGCGGTCAACTTACAAATGAACaaacaagtaaataaaagTGATTTATATTACAAGGAgctcttattaattattagcagCGCAATAACATGGTCCAATTGTTCCCAGCCACGTAAGGTAATACAAAGTTCCTGAGTTTGATAAAAGAGATAAGAAAGAACACCTTAAACCCTCTTACCAAACGTACTCCTAACTGGATAAGTAGTTCGGTAAACCAATAACTAAATAGTATACCAAGCGTTCAGCAAAACTAACACACCATCTCCGTAGATAATTCCGTGGAAGAGTATCAGCATCaacaaaggaaaaacaatAGAGATTTCTTCCTCATACCTTACTTTGTTGTTCTCGACTTGTGCATTTACACTTACTAATCTGAACGAGTAATTttacagagaaaaaaaaacgtttatttataaacttaTCTCAAAA harbors:
- the CG18622 gene encoding uncharacterized protein, isoform A, with the protein product MTGSVHDPKWSLERRESSGHLVWRKDSPESKVRFRFDVEVLEFERHPHEELDDKEDHFSMTNLSATVAMCATCVAVVAVSVFLPWYLMEKVGSL